ATTATGATCATCAAACACTCTACTCTGGCGATTCTGCAACAATTAACGAAACACAATCTCCGCAAAGTTTGGAAAGAGTCGACCACACCGAGACTCTGTGGAAAGACAATTTGTTAGATGAATTGTGTAATGACAATATTGTATATTATGACGATCCGGGATATGTTTCAGCATCTCCAGCTGAATTTTTAGATAATGATGATGTTTCACAATTTCTGTTTGAAATCGAATCATgagttttattttacaaatactaTAATTTAACTTCCAATATAGTTCcttttatttgaaagttttggaaaataaataatcaaCCGATAAATATACTATGTGTTCGTTATTCCGATTGATAGGCGAGTGAAAGTTTTACATGTTGTTAATTAGAACGTTCCTATTCTCAAAATCCTTGGGAATCTCAGGGATAGTGGTCTTCATGCTCAAGTTCCTGAAAACCAGACATTTAAGTGAAAGAGAACTTTTCTCTAAAAACTGTTACCAACCTTTCCAAAGATGaggtaatattaattttaatttacaattttgcaCTAAAGACGAAAGACAGAAAGAAAGACCAAATTATgtcgtatttttttttaatataaccGAATAGATTATTGAAGctttaaatttgatataaagCTTTCCAGGCTAGAAGATAGGTAAATGATTTTTTACTCTAGACGTTTTTTCACCTTTAGACAAATCTATGCAACTTGAATCTGTGCCACAAATACTCACCAGCCAATCTATCCTGTATGAACCACAAAACAATAAAAGCGTCATGCTAACTTAGAGCAATTATTGGAAACAAAAGCtacatgaaattttttccagCCCCCACTGAAGGTCGTCAAAGTATAAGCCGTCAACAATGCCGTAACTCTAATACATATTCCAAAGTTATGACAGAACAGCATTAAAATCAGGATTCTTTTTATGTGGATTTTTGGCAACTGTCAATTGCGCCTTGCGCCAAAGTTTTTCGATACGGAAGAACAATTGTTCGATAAGTAAAAATAGCAATATCATACTGAGTCAGCGAATTCTTTGATCCAGAAAATCTTGAATCGACATTGGAAGACACAGATTCAAGAAATCATCCCAATAATAATATGCTGCAATTCCAAGCAACAAACCCACCTAATTTAATAACCAACATTAAAGCTCGTCTGTGCGACGAAGAACTTTGGCAAAAGTTTTCTGATGTTGGGACTGAAATGGTGTTGACAAAGAAAGGAAGGTAAAAACAGTTCTTATTATTTTCcgatttgtttttaatatatttctgttttgcataattttaactatatatttttttgcaggAGAATATTTCCAGGCTATCGAGTAAAGTTTTCAGGATTGGATCCAAATGCGCTTTACAACGTTATGCTTGACAATTAACGAAACACAATTTCCACAAAGTTTGGAAAGAGTCGACCACACCGAGACTTTGTGGAAAGACAACTTGTTAGATGAATTGTGTAATGACAATATTGTATATTATGACGATCCGGGATATGTTTCAGCATCTCCAGCTGAATTTTTAGATAATGATGATGTTTCGAAATTTCTGTTTGGAATCGAATCATGAGTTTTATTTTACATGCTGTGATTTAATTACCAATATAGTtccttttttttgaaatttttttaaaataaatgatcaaCCGATAGATATACGATGTGTTCGTTATTCCGACTGGTAGGCGAGTGAAAGTTTTATAATATGTTGTCAATTAAAACGTTCCTATTGTCAAAATTATTGGGAATCTCAGTTATATTGGTCTTCATGCTCAAGCTCCTGAAAACCAGACATTTAAGTGAAAGAGAACTTTTCTCTAATAAAAACTGTTACCACCCTTCCCAAAGATGaggtaatattaattttgatttgcaatTTTGCACTAAGGACGAAAGCAGAATAAAAGACCAAATTACGTCGTAATTCTCTCAATATAACCAAATTGATTATTGAAGCCCTAAATTTGATATAAAGCTTACCAGGCTAGAAGATAGGAAAATGATTTTCACTCTAGACGTTTTTCAACTTTAGACAAATCTATGCAACTTGAATCTGTGTCACAAATACTCACCAGCCAATCTATCCTGGAAGAAccacaaaacaataaaagtgtCATGCTAACTTAGAGCAATTATTGGAAACTAAAGCtacatgaaattttttccagAACCCACTGAAGGTCGTCAAAGTATAAGCCGTCCACAATGCCGTAAATCTAATACATATTCCAAAGTTATGACAGAACAGCATTAAAATCAGGATTCTTTTTATGTGGATTTTTGGCAACTGTCAATTGCGCCTTcaaaatgacagattttttaaagtttttccGATACGGAGGAACAATTGTTTGATAAGTAAAAATAGCAGTATCATACTGAGTCAGCGAACTCTTTGATCCAGAAAATCTGCCAGGAATATGAATGGAGAAATATACGTGACATCACGCCGccaatgatttattttttctcgTTCTTTCGCAAATGTGTATGTATACACAGTTAAGATTCTATGAAATTGGTGATGATCACTAAACTTTATGAtaagtaaatttgaaaaaaccctaatttatttatttacgagTTACACACTAcgtattataatttttattttttagtaggGATAATCAAATTATTTACATTTGATATTTCCGTTTATTCAATAACGAGTTTCTTTGATTAGTAGAAAACAATTGCAATATCATGTTGAGTCGGTAATTCGTTTGTTCTTCTGAAATGATAGGGATAACCGATAacagtttgaataaaaaaaaactcgagTCTCCTCGACTCTAAATAATGCTGTATTGATAACAAGCTTTAAATTTATTGACAAGTGCGTTTGAGTGGATTTATTTATCTaaatttttcgaatattaatTTCCGAATTCACGATGTTAATGACTGTATATTACGCATTATTATCTCTATATTATAAAGTTGCGATAATGAAATTATCTGCATTTCACATTGCCGTTCATTCAAGATAGAGTTTCTTTGATTAGTAAATAACAATTGCAATAGCATGCTGAGTCAGTAATTCTTTTGTTTTCATGAAATGATATGAGACAACCGATAACAATTTAAATGCGGAAAATGGCTTCACCCAATCATAACGAACTTCTTTTCTCatctaaaatttgatataattaaCACGTGAGATATTTTATACAAGTTTGGTGAATGAAATATCGTGTTTTTTTTAAAGTTCGGTATGCATATGATTTTTGAGGCAataagaaaaagaaatatatgtGATGCAAATAATGTTAAAACTGTGAATTCCTCAGCATATCTATACGTtatcatcacaataaaaaaatgatttttgatcTTATTATTTTATCTTAATATATTCTTCGtcataacaagagagcaattgACACAAAGGCTCAATAACTAACTACAAGATACcgaaatgcaaaacaaaatcGAAGTACAGCTGTGACGatgatttagcaaaacgataCAAATGGCCAGTACATACTCTACTGTACATACTCTAATACAGTACATATAGCCAACGCGAGGTTTTAATTCAAGATCCCTACGCAAGTTTCTTTAATTTAACATATTTTGGTCATCAAAATTTTGCGTAAAAAATCAACATCATGGAGTTTATGCAACTTATAAGACAGCCGACCATATATTTATTGAGGCCAGATACTTCTGATGTTAGCATTAAAAAGATTATGTCTTGATAAAATATTCGTTGACCGCATTCACATATTGAAGCTTTCTTCATATGAGTTTATATAGTCCCTCGCGGCTTTCCTTCCCCAGTTGAAATGTATGATTATCTTTTGTTTTCGTATTTTTTGTAAAACTGACTTATtcgctggttggaaaaaataaaattgacttcaCTTGGCACGAATAATCTTGTTTTCcgctaaaatatattttgaagcgTATCAGAATTTCTCTTCAGCCCAAACTGGAAAAAGATAAACTTAAAATTTGATAGAATTtccaaatatcattattccttgTAATCACAAcgttgaaaatttgtcacaacAAAAAGATTTACCGACTCAGCATGTTACAGTAATTGTGATGAACTCTTATCAAAGAATTGGTAGTTGTACTGCAGTAGCATGCTGAGATGACCCAAGGAAAATCTCCCTTGATGAAAAGGAAACGACTGATGTAGATAACCAGATGCTAGTCATTGTAAAATGAAGATAACAATACGCAATATACAGACATGGGTGATAAAATACCAGTAATGCCATGATGTAATTGGTATATAACTGGATGAGGTTAACTTCGTTTTCACTCATCAGATTTGTGCACAGACCAACGAATACCATTGTAAATAATGTTTCGCTTCCAACAAAATCATCAAAATCAATGGGTGCAAGATCTTACTTCGTGGAGCTATGGTTCTAATTATACAGAGCAAGTTGAATCGACATTGGAAGCCACAGCTCCAGTAAATCATCCCAATAATAATATGTTGCAATTCCAACCAACAAACCCACCTAATTTAATAACCAACAATAATGCTCGTCTGTGCGACGAAGAACTTTGGCAAAAGTTTTCTGATGTTGGGACTGAAATGGTGTTGACAAAGAAAGGAAGGTAAAAACAGTTcttattattttcagatttgtttttaatatatttctgttttgCATTATTTCAACAATCTTAATTTTTGCAGGAGAATATTTCCAGGCTATCGAGTAAAGTTTTCAGGATTGGATCCAAATGCGCTTTACAACGTGATGCTTGACATCGTCCAGATTGATTCGAACCGATATAGGTTTCAGGTTTGTAATTCATAAGAAATTCTCTTAAATAAATTTgtagtattttatatatataatatattataatagaACACTTTATTTCATTAGAGCGGGCAATGGATTGTAGGTGGAAAAGGAGAAATTCCCCATATACAAAACCACTACGTCCATCCAATTTCCGAAGTTACTGGACAAAAATTGATGGAAGAAATTGTATCATTTCATAAAGTCAAGCTTACAAATACTACTGCAAATCGATCCCATGATACGGTACgtaataaataattttggttttaatCACTAATAtctcaatgtataaaaaaaatggagTAAATATTCTGAACCGTCTTTCATAGCgtatttgcattattttttcagattgtTCTCCATTCAATGCATCGGTATCAAATTCGTGTTCACCTGTCAAGATCagacaataaacataatattcaaACGTTTGAATTTCCACAAACAACTTTCATCACTGTAACAGCTTATCAAAATTCCGAACTTTCTCaacttaaaataaaaaccaaTCCATATGCTAAAGGATTCCGTGCTGATGGAAAACGGAAAAACAAAAGAACGTGCTCAAATGAGGATGAATATTTCCATATCGTTTTAGAAACAAAGAAAGTATGCAAATGGAATCAACAACAAGAATTGGAAAGTAGCTACAATATTCATCATAATTCATCTTTTGCAGTAGACAATACAGATGTCTGTTTTCGGTCGCAAGAACATTGCCCACTGAATATCTACAAAAACAATACTCCAACTCACCAGCCTTTACAAATGTATTTCAATTCTCCCAACTCAATTGCGTCGCAGGATTATGATCCCCAAACACTTTACTCTGGCGATTCTGCAACAATTAACGAAACACAATCTCCACAAAGTTTGGAAAGAGTCGACCACACCGAGACTTTGTGGAAAGACAACTTGTTAGATGAATTGTGTAATGACAATATTGTATATTATGACGATCCGGGATATGTTTCAGCATCTCCAGCTGAATTTTTAGATAATGATGATGTTTCGAAATTTCTGTTTGAAATCGAATCATGAGTTTTCTTTTACAAATACTATAATTTACCTTCCAATATAGTtccttttatttaaaaattttggaaaataaatgATCAACCAATAGATATactatagcaactaacccccaaatgtaccccatttcatgttaaaaatatgaaaacaaagttaattccatttatagcataaatggatgtgatgttaccgtatattgctatttcgtagattgtctctgacttgcaagtcacccgttcactcttcagcttcaacgcccacgtgaatgaagatgcgttaaaaatctctatatgtttttatttgtaaatttccacaacacacagaatataaatcttataacatttatccagactagcttagaatggtttacatcgtcttctctcctatcgaaagatatcggagtcgtatttatacgtcgatcataaatctaattaaatgctgtaaacgtgagctcgtgatttaCGTTATAACcagaaattcctattatctcaataagggtaattatgtacatcgtacggatgggaacttagatataattatttcaatcagtgccaaaggtcttgagaatatagattttaatttgataatgactggatggaacctgttatgttcttaaaactggtgtaatttaattcctacgaaagtctttgttcgaattttgggaaaaattaactttgtcatgatgatttcaacatgaaatggggtacatttgggggttagttgctatattatctccccatcttactaactggaagtttaaagatttggcaCCCTCTAATAAAGTGGAAATATAtcgaaaaatacaatacacaatgctaaaattaaggatattagtaaaatatatttacatgtatatgatctacaatgagacacgacattgaaataaagaagagtttatagaaagagtaaagattgtaaagtagaattacagaaggatggcgtatttttattttaaaaattttggtttggtcggttaaaacatattttcaattcaatgtatttcgctaagttaaaatacttaaTGCTCGCAttatcgcattgttacgattttgtagacctagttggtcaatatatgcttgtcccatgtcgggaagaaaaaacgcatttttacgtttatgccatctcagggcttttttgaaaaaataacgcttttgatacaatttttgtttaacgagcttattatttcaccgttctatatgacggctttgtaaataattaaaagtatgactcgctcgaatctacttttagaGAGCATTTTAATGATaacgaaatctatttaatcgaaAAGGAATGTTAaccacaaatatttaataatataaatctctgaaaggtatttgaaattaaaatattcaaagttgttaccattaaataatttataaaattaaaagtcgaatgaaacgccatgtatatataagaagaaaaagaagtactttaccttagtattagtggaagaatgaaaaatgtctgtctcaatgagaagaaaaacctgcaaatcatgaaacaaattgtagaATGACATGCTCCTGATCTGTATATCCATTAGGTACGCGCGACAATTCCTCTCTCTATTATTCGGAATAGAGCGCGTAATTTACCGTAAAACAGTCCatatagttcattgttttcaacagttcgtttttgattaggtttttcacctcgaacatatatcatgttctaaaagagttcatttcgatcgatgttcaatacagtccatattcatgattttaacgtttccagagtccgttaccatagttcaactgttttcaattgaaattattgtcttttcataatgtttttgattatttcgGCTTGTCAACAATTTGCTACTTCAATCGTTGTTCCAGGCAATTTGAATCTCCCCGACGTTCGTAAGTTGGTCGAATttgatttttgcacgttttgtaGAGACGGTTTCTCGGCAATTGTTGGAAGCTTCTGCTTGGTCAGCTTTTTCTGTTGATTCCGTCCAATTGTTGCTTGTCCTGGTTGTTGTCCGTTGATCTGGTCCGTTTCAGAAGGTTAATTCAAGTCGGCTTTGTCACcatttatagcataaatggatgtgatgttaccgtatattgctatttcgtagattgtctctgacttgcaagtcacccgttcactcttcagcttcaacgcccacgtgaatgaagatgcgttaaaaatctctatatgtttttatttgtaaatttccacaacacacagaatataaatcttataacatttatccagactagcttagaatggtttacatcgtcttctctcctatcgaaagatatcggagtcgtatttatacgtcgatcataaatctaattaaatgctgtaaacgtgagctcgtgatttaCGTTATAACcagaaattcctattatctcaataagggtaattatgtacatcgtacggatgggaacttagatataattatttcaatcagtgccaaaggtcttgagaatatagattttaatttgataatgactggatggaacctgttatgttcttaaaactggtgtaatttaattcctacgaaagtctttgttcgaattttgggaaaaattaactttgtcatgatgatttcaacatgaaatggggtacatttgggggttagttgctataatACTATGTGTTCGTGATTCCGATTGGTAGGCGAGTGAAAGTTTTATATGTTGTTAATTAGAACGTTCCTATTCCCAAAATCCTTGGGAATCTCAGGGATAGTGGTCTTCATGCTCAAGTTCCTGAAAACCAGACATTTAGGTGAAAGAGAACTTTTCTCTAAAAACTGTTACCACCCTTTCCAAAGATGAGGTAATATTAATTGTAATTTACAATTTTGCACTGAAGACGAAGAGCAGAATAAAAGACCAAATTACGTCGTAATTCTCTCAATATAACCAAATTGATTATTGAAACTATCTTGTATGAACCACAAAAGAATGAAAGCGGCATGCTAACTTAGAgcaattattggacacaaaagcTACATGAAATTTATTCCAGACTCACTGAAGGTCGTCAAAGTATAAGCCGTCCTCAATGCCGTAAATCTAATACATATTCCAAAGTTATGTCAGAACAGCATTAAAATCAGGATTCTTTCTATGTGGATTTTCGCAACTGTCAATTGCGCCTTCAAAATGACAGATTTTCTAAAGTTTTTTCGATACGGAGGAACAATTGTTTGATAAGTAAAAATAGCAATATCAGTCAGTGAATCCCTTGATTCAGGAAATCTGTCAGGAATATAAATGGAGAAATATAAGTGACATCACGCGGccaatgatttaatttttctcGTTCTATTCCCAAATGTGTATGTATATACAGTTAGGATTATATGAAATTGATGATGATCACTAAAATTTATGATAAGTAGATTTGAGGAAatcttaatttatttatttacgagTTACACACTACGTttataagttttattttttagtagGGATAATCAAATTATCTACATTTGTCATTTCCGTTTTATCAATAACGAGTTTCTTTGATTAGTAGAAAACAATTGCAATATCATGTTGAGTCGGTAATTCGTTTGTTCTTCTGAAATGATAAGGGATAacagtttgaataaaaaaaatcgagtCTCCTCGACTCTAAATAATGTTGTCTTGATAacaaactttaaatttattgataAGTGCGTTTGAGTGGatttattcatcaaaatttttcgaattttaattTCCGAAATCTTGATGTTAACGACTGTTTATTACGCATTTTTATCTCTATTATAAAGTTGCGATAATAAAATTATCTGCATTTCACATAGCCGTTCATTCAAGATTGAGTTTCTTTGATTAGTAAATGACAATTTTATAGCATTCGTGGCTTCCACGAGTATTTATGCAGATCTGTGACCTTTTGCAGTAGTGTGTTGCAGTAGTTATCTATACATTCGTTATAATTTCGTCCGTTTGAGTCACCATGAATTATTTAGCAAATTTTACGAAGAACATTTTCAGTCAATTTTAATTGAACAGTCTTTGATAACGGCAAATAATTAAAACTGTGCTATAGCTACTCTTTCATCAAAAAGATATAATTAGaagaattttattgaatttttctttttcagtttttcatttttcactAATAAGATATAAAaagataatataa
The sequence above is a segment of the Styela clava chromosome 7, kaStyClav1.hap1.2, whole genome shotgun sequence genome. Coding sequences within it:
- the LOC144425201 gene encoding T-box-containing protein 2-like, producing MKFFPAPTEGRQKNLESTLEDTDSRNHPNNNMLQFQATNPPNLITNIKARLCDEELWQKFSDVGTEMVLTKKGRRIFPGYRVKFSGLDPNALYNVMLDN
- the LOC144425231 gene encoding uncharacterized protein LOC144425231, whose translation is MFRFQQNHQNQWVQDLTSWSYGSNYTEQVESTLEATAPVNHPNNNMLQFQPTNPPNLITNNNARLCDEELWQKFSDVGTEMVLTKKGRRIFPGYRVKFSGLDPNALYNVMLDIVQIDSNRYRFQSGQWIVGGKGEIPHIQNHYVHPISEVTGQKLMEEIVSFHKVKLTNTTANRSHDTIVLHSMHRYQIRVHLSRSDNKHNIQTFEFPQTTFITVTAYQNSELSQLKIKTNPYAKGFRADGKRKNKRTCSNEDEYFHIVLETKKVCKWNQQQELESSYNIHHNSSFAVDNTDVCFRSQEHCPLNIYKNNTPTHQPLQMYFNSPNSIASQDYDPQTLYSGDSATINETQSPQSLERVDHTETLWKDNLLDELCNDNIVYYDDPGYVSASPAEFLDNDDVSKFLFEIES